One Trichoderma asperellum chromosome 5, complete sequence genomic region harbors:
- a CDS encoding uncharacterized protein (EggNog:ENOG41~TransMembrane:1 (o337-358i)): MALAASALRSTTPRQAGFLQVLGHNLRYLIRRHQAILPLSIRARLASTMATPWQIRVPASDTGLLKWKQTDESAAKVSELLQKDLESHHVFFNAEGFHNHIVHSLLTLYATGASPSTLEEAYAENHSYQIKAMDTHSGVVEELKKGWTEGCPYLSKGKYYPDFLRFFQDEIEAKGWEKVLLEYVFKGDERSEAIFGRLFAGFLHPLIQLMYGIEWQQPAIIAEGLAQAAVHENRVGGFLTKAEQAATASAHTTSLPELFESVGQFSEKLATSARFDDKNKIYDGIFVRAPDEALEFVKQVKVHEDELDERLAEMVHSCAYVAAAAAFHQPNKPKFDFFLIHHLNSIPFFVTLLSFPWLRDYQKVRILEWKIRLDLIQYIARGCPPLRLDAIKSFVPKQDSSFATKPADLLPRFHEIIDDGHTIKVVRALLIAQELSRKYAGRPWIRIADDETWLKVHQILLQGTEGPQEPALWVRSAGFEEAWVNVPKER; encoded by the exons ATGGCACTGGCCGCATCCGCACTGCGATCAACTACGCCACGACAAGCTGGGTTTTTACAGGTGCTGGGACATAATTTGAGATATTTAATTCGACGGCATCAAGCTATTTTACCTCTTTCAATTCGAGCCCGTCTTGCTTCGACAATGGCGACGCCGTGGCAGATTCGCGTTCCCGCGAGCGATACGGGGTTGTTGAAGTGGAAGCAGACAGATGAGTCTGCAGCGAAGGTGTCTGAGCTGTTGCAAAAGGATCTCGAG AGCCACCATGTATTCTTTAATGCGGAGGGCTTTCACAATCAT ATCGTTCACTCCCTCCTCACTCTCTACGCCACCGGCGCCTCTCCCAGCACCCTCGAAGAGGCGTATGCCGAAAACCACTCGTACCAAATCAAAGCCATGGACACCCACTCCGGCGTCgtcgaggagctcaagaaAGGGTGGACGGAAGGCTGCCCTTACCTTTCAAAGGGGAAATATTACCCTGACTTTCTGAGATTCTTTCAAGATGAAATTGAGGCAAAGGGATGGGAAAAGGTCCTTTTGGAGTATGTCTTTAAGGGAGATGAGAGGAGCGAAGCCATCTTTGGCCGTCTCTTTGCTG GCTTCCTCCATCCCCTCATCCAACTCATGTACGGCATCGAATGGCAGCAACCCGCCATCATAGCCGAAGGCCTCGCCCAAGCTGCCGTCCACGAGAACCGCGTGGGCGGGTTCCTCACCAAAGCCGAGCAAGCCGCCACTGCCTCTGCACACACGACCAGCTTGCCGGAGCTCTTTGAGTCTGTTGGGCAATTCAGCGAGAAGCTCGCCACGAGCGCGCGGTTCGACGACAAGAACAAGATTTACGACGGCATCTTTGTTCGTGCTCCTGATGAGGCCCTGGAGTTTGTGAAGCAGGTCAAGGTGCATGAGGATGAGTTGGATGAGAGGCTGGCTGAGATGGTTCACTCGTGCGCCTATGtcgctgctgcggcggcgttTCACCAGCCGAACAAACCCAAGTTtgacttcttcttgat TCACCACCTCAACTCGATCCCCTTCTTCGTCACCCTCTTGTCCTTCCCCTGGCTCCGTGACTATCAAAAGGTCCGCATTCTCGAATGGAAAATCCGCCTCGATCTCATCCAGTACATCGCTCGAGGATGCCCACCGCTTCGCCTTGACGCCATCAAGTCCTTTGTTCCAAAGCAAGATTCTAGCTTCGCCACAAAGCCGGCTGACCTGCTCCCGCGGTTTCACGAGATCATTGACGATGGACATACCATTAAGGTCGTCCGAGCACTACTGATTGCTCAGGAGCTGTCTCGAAAGTATGCCGGTAGGCCGTGGATTCGCATCGCGGACGACGAGACGTGGTTGAAGGTTCATCAGATTCTGCTGCAGGGCACGGAAGGCCCGCAAGAGCCCGCCTTGTGGGTGAGATCTGCTGGGTTTGAAGAGGCCTGGGTAAATGTGCCCAAGGAAAGGTAA
- a CDS encoding uncharacterized protein (EggNog:ENOG41) translates to MSAENIDNPISYEQLEDLEDDFEQVELELLRQQAKLTKDLYAKRAKVVAEIPNFWPLVFEQAPPDIDEYVQPTDSAVLLSSLVNLSVERFELPNGDPRSIAIKFEFSENEYFENKVLEKKFWWRRNKDGWAGLVSEPVKINWKADKDLTSGMLDLVYQVWEDDKAGKGDDTEAKKKLKSQMESTGLDGVSFFAWFGFRGLSITEEENQAALKEEEEKRKLRKEGKEIPDEDDEDEDDEDDEYEMEIFPTADDLAVCIAEDLWPGAIKYFCEYIHASENSSEESDDE, encoded by the exons ATGTCTGCCGAGAACATTGACAACCCCATCTCCTACGAGCAGCTCGAGGATCTCGAGGATGATTTCGAGCAGGTTGAGCTCGAGCTCC TCCGCCAGCAGGCTAAGCTCACCAAGGACCTGTACGCCAAGCGCGCCAAGGTCGTTGCAGAGATCCCCAACTTCTGGCCCCTGGTCTTCGAGCAGGCTCCCCCGGATATCGACGAGTATGTTCAGCCAACTGACTCTGCCGTCCTGCTGAGCTCTCTGGTCAACCTGTCTGTTGAGCGATTCGAGCTTCCCAACGGCGACCCTCGCAGCATTGCCATCAAGTTCGAGTTCAGCGAGAACGAGTACTTTGAGAACAAGGTTCTCGAGAAGAAGTTCTGGTGGCGCCGCAACAAGGATGGCTGGGCGGGCCTCGTCAGCGAGCCTGTCAAGATCAACTGGAAGGCCGACAAGGACCTGACCAGCGGCATGCTGGACCTCGTCTACCAGGTCTGGGAGGACGACAAGGCCGGCAAGGGCGATGACaccgaggccaagaagaagctcaagtcCCAGATGGAGAGCACCGGCCTTGACGGCGTCAGCTTCTTTGCCTGGTTCGGTTTCCGTGGCCTCAGCATCACCGAGGAGGAGAACCAGGCTGCCctcaaggaggaggaggagaagcgcaAGCTCCGCAAGGAGGGCAAGGAGATTCccgacgaggatgatgaggatgaggacgatgaggatgacgagtaCGAGATGGAGATTTTCCCCACCGCCGACGACCTTGCCGTCTGCATCGCTGAGGATCTCTGGCCCGGTGCCATCAAGTACTTCTGTGAGTACATTCACGCCTCTGAGAATTCTTCGGAGGAATCAGACGATGAATGA
- a CDS encoding uncharacterized protein (BUSCO:EOG092D0MSY), which yields MKTDFRFSNLLGTVYCQGNLVFSPDGTHLFSPVGNRVTIFDLVNNKSHTLPFAHRKNIARIGLSPRGNLLLTVDDEGHAILTNVPRRVSIYHFSFRSQVTALSFSPSGRYFVVGLGRKLEVWHVPSTPDTNAEGELEFAPFVKRRTYTGHFDSVQHIEWSSDSRFFLTASKDLTARIWSVEPEEGFVPTILGGHKQNVIGAWFSADQETIYTVSKDGAVFNWKYVKPLNSVKQDDRMEDDDDNDDDSDMRWRIVERHYFMQGSAHVRCAFFHAETNLLVAGMSNGLFSLYEMPDFNNIHKLSISQSDVDFVTINQSGEWLAFGASKLGQLLVWEWQSESYILKQQGHFDSINSLVYSPDGQRIITTADDGKIKVWDIESGFCIVTFTEHTSAVTACEFAKKGNVLFTSSLDGSVRAWDLIRYRNFRTFTAPTRLSFTCMSVDPSGEVVAAGSLDSFDIHIWSVQTGQLLDRLAGHDGPVSALAFTPNGNSLVSGSWDRTARIWSIFDRTQTSEPLQLQADILDIAVRPDSLQLAVSTIDGQLTFWSISEAEQTAGLDGRRDVSGGRKSSDRRTAANIGGNKSFSTIRYSTDGSCLLAGGNSKYICLYSVSTMVLLKKFTVSVNLSLSGTQEFLNSKYLTEAGAMDDIDMQGEASDREDRVDASLPGSKRGGDPSARKRKPQVRVTGVAFSPAGSAFCAASTEGLLIYSLDHTLQFDPFDLNIEITPASTLAVLENEKDYLKALVMAFRLNEAGLIKRVFQAVPPADIPLVVSDIPIVYVPRLLRFVAAQTEESPHIEFCLLWIKSLVDKHGAWLTANRGKVDVELRVVSRAVVKMRDEIRRLADENVYMVDYLLGQADNNKDEENGNGNATLTSAQQKTIDAVMNGTAESGGESDEDGEEEWMGMD from the exons ATGAAGACCGATTTTAGG TTTTCCAATTTGCTGGGCACTGTCTACTGCCAGGGCAACTTGGTGTTCAGCCCAGATGGCACCCATCTCTTTTCACCCGTCGGCAATCGCGTGACCATCTTTGACCTGGTAAA caacaagtcCCATACCCTGCCCTTCGCACATCGCAAGAACATTGCTCGAATCGGCCTCTCCCCCCGCGGAAATCTCCTTCTCACCGTTGACGATGAGGGTCATGCGATCCTGACCAACGTTCCCCGCCGCGTATCCATCTATCACTTCTCCTTCCGGTCGCAGGTCACAGCGCTCTCATTCTCGCCTTCAGGTAGATATTTTGTCGTGGGCTTGGGCCGAAAACTCGAAGTCTGGCACGTGCCTTCAACCCCAGATACAAACGCCGAAGGAGAGCTTGAATTCGCCCCCTTCGTAAAGCGCCGCACCTACACCGGCCACTTCGACTCGGTGCAGCATATCGAGTGGTCTAGCGACTCCCGATTTTTCCTAACAGCCTCTAAAGATTTGACGGCAAGGATATGGAGCGTTGAGCCCGAAGAGGGTTTCGTTCCCACCATTCTTGGTGGCCATAAGCAAAACGTTATTGGTGCTTGGTTTTCCGCTGACCAGGAGACTATTTATACGGTCAGCAAGGATGGTGCGGTCTTCAACTGGAAATACGTCAAACCGCTCAACTCTGTAAAGCAAGACGACCGTAtggaggatgatgacgataACGACGATGATTCAGACATGAGATGGCGCATTGTTGAGCGACACTACTTTATGCAAGGTAGCGCGCATGTGCGATGTGCCTTTTTCCACGCGGAAACTAACCTCTTGGTGGCTGGCATGTCCAATGGTCTCTTCAGCCTTTACGAAATGCCCGACTTCAACAACATTCATAAGCTCAGCATCTCCCAGAGTGATGTTGACTTTGTGACGATCAACCAGAGCGGAGAGTGGCTGGCCTTTGGTGCCTCAAAGCTGGGACAGTTGTTGGTCTGGGAGTGGCAGTCTGAATCCTACATTCTCAAACAGCAGGGTCATTTTGACTCAATAAACTCTCTCGTTTACTCCCCGGATGGACAGCGAATCATTACCACggctgatgatggcaagaTCAAAGTATGGGATATTGAGTCTGGCTTTTGTATCGTCACATTCACGGAGCACACTAGTGCCGTTACGGCTTGCGAGTTTGCCAAGAAGGGAAATGTACTATTCACATCGAGTCTTGACGGCTCAGTCAGGGCGTGGGATCTGATCAGATATCGAAATTTCCGCACCTTTACGGCCCCAACAAGGCTGTCCTTCACATGCATGTCTGTTGACCCCAGCGGCGAAGTCGTTGCAGCAGGATCACTGGACTCATTTGATATCCACATCTGGTCTGTACAGACCGGTCAGCTCCTTGATCGGTTAGCAGGGCACGACGGTCCCGTATCTGCTTTAGCCTTTACACCAAATGGCAACTCCCTAGTTAGCGGTAGCTGGGACAGAACTGCACGGATCTGGTCGATCTTTGACAGAACTCAGACAAGTGAACCGTTACAGCTTCAGGCTGATATTCTCGACATTGCCGTTCGACCGGATTCCCTTCAGCTGGCCGTTTCAACGATTGATGGCCAGCTGACTTTCTGGTCAATATCAGAGGCTGAGCAGACTGCGGGTCTCGATGGTCGCAGGGACGTGTCTGGCGGACGTAAATCATCAGACAGAAGAACTGCTGCCAATATCGGCGGCAACAAAAGCTTTAGCACAATTCGCTATAGCACAGACGGAAGCTGCCTGTTGGCCGGTGGAAACAGCAAATATATCTGCCTGTACTCTGTATCGACTATGGTACTACTGAAGAAGTTTACAGTTAGCGTGAACTTGTCTCTATCCGGAACTCAAGAGTTCCTCAACAGCAAGTATCTAACGGAAGCCGGAGCCATGGACGATATTGACATGCAAGGAGAGGCATCCGACCGCGAAGACCGGGTCGATGCAAGCCTGCCTGGTTCGAAGCGTGGGGGAGATCCATCCGCTAGAAAGCGGAAGCCTCAAGTTCGCGTTACAGGAGTCGCCTTTTCGCCTGCCGGATCCGCCTTTTGCGCTGCTTCTACAGAAGGTCTTCTTATCTATAGCTTGGACCACACTCTACAGTTTGATCCATTTGATCTTAACATTGAGATCACGCCTGCTTCGACTTTAGCAGTACTGGAAAACGAAAAGGACTACCTCAAAGCGTTGGTGATGGCATTCCGACTAAACGAAGCTGGCCTCATCAAGAGAGTTTTCCAAGCGGTACCCCCGGCCGACATTCCCCTCGTCGTGTCCGATATCCCCATTGTGTATGTCCCAAGACTCCTCCGCTTCGTCGCTGCCCAGACGGAAGAATCTCCTCACATCGAATTCTGCCTGCTGTGGATCAAGTCGCTGGTCGATAAGCACGGTGCTTGGCTTACTGCCAACCGTGGCAAGGTAGATGTCGAGCTGCGAGTGGTCTCACGAGCAGTGGTGAAGATGAGGGATGAGATCAGGAGGTTGGCTGACGAGAACGTGTACATGGTGGATTACCTGTTGGGTCAGGCTGATAATAATAAGGATGAAGAGAATGGTAATGGCAATGCGACCCTGACCAGTGCACAGCAGAAGACCATTGACGCGGTCATGAACGGCACGGCGGAGTCAGGCGGCGAGTCTGACGAggatggcgaagaagagtgGATGGGAATGGATTGA
- the SPN4 gene encoding Septin spn4 — protein MAPAAAESASPIGIANLPNQRHKIVAKRGAGFTIMVAGESGLGKTTFINTLFSTTIKNYADHKRRHQKQVDKTVEIEITKAELEEKFFKVRLTVIDTPGFGDYVNNRDSWQPIIEFLDDQHESYMLQEQQPRRQDKIDLRVHACLYFIRPTGHTLKPLDIEVMKRLCSRVNLIPVIAKADTLSPADLAKFKQRIVSVIEAQNIKIYQPPIEEDDEAAAQHARSLMAAMPFAVIGSEKDVKTSDGRIVKGRQYSWGVAEVENEDHCDFKKLRSILIRTHMLDLIHTTEELHYEAYRAQQMETRKFGEARPRKLDNPKFKEEEEALRKRFTEQVKVEEQRFRQWEQKLIAERDRLNKDLEQTHAQIKQLENELEAMQGNAVRSHGRR, from the exons ATGGCTCCCGCAGCTGCTGAGAGCGCCTCACCGATTGGCATTGCCAATCTGCCCAACCAGCGACACAAGATTGTCGCCAAGCGCGGTGCTGGCTTCACCATCATG GTTGCTGGCGAGTCTGGCCTGGGCAAGACCACCTTCATCAACACCCTCTTCTCCACGACCATCAAGAACTACGCCGATCACAAGCGCAGACACCAGAAGCAGGTCGACAAGACCGTCGAGATTGAGATTACCAAGGCCGAACTCGAGGAGAAGTTCTTCAAGG TTCGATTGACTGTCATTGACACCCCCGGCTTCGGTGACTATGTCAACAACCGCGATTCTTGGCAGCCCATCATCGAGTTCCTCGACGACCAGCACGAGTCTTACATGCTTCAGGAGCAACAGCCCCGCCGTCAGGACAAGATTGATCTGCGTGTTCATGCCTGCCTGTACTTCATCCGCCCTACCGGCCACACCCTGAAGCCTCTGGATATCGAGGTTATGAAGCGCCTCTGCTCACGAGTCAACCTGATCCCCGTGATTGCCAAGGCTGATACTCTCAGCCCAGCTGACCTGGCCAAGTTCAAGCAGAGG ATTGTGAGCGTCATCGAGGCCCAGAACATCAAGATCTACCAGCCCCCCatcgaggaggatgatgaggctgctgcccagCACGCGCGTAGCCTTATGGCCGCTATGCCGTTTGCCGTTATCGGCTCTGAGAAGGACGTCAAGACCAGCGATGGCCGCATCGTCAAGGGTCGTCAGTACTCTTGGGGTGTTGCCGAGGTCGAGAACGAAGACCACTGCGACTTCAAGAAGCTGCGATCCATCCTGATCCGCACCCACATGCTCGACCTTATCCACACCACTGAGGAGCTTCACTATGAGGCCTACCGAGCACAGCAGATGGAGACTCGCAAATTCGGCGAGGCTCGACCCCGGAAGCTCGACAACCCCAAGttcaaggaagaggaggaggctctGCGAAAGCGATTCACTGAGCAGGTCAAGGTCGAGGAGCAGCGCTTCCGACAATGGGAACAGAAGCTCATTGCTGAGCGTGATCGTCTCAATAAGGATCTCGAGCAGACCCACGCCCAGATCAAGCAGCTGGAGAACGAGCTTGAGGCCATGCAAGGAAATGCCGTCCGAAGCCACGGTCGCCGATAA
- a CDS encoding uncharacterized protein (EggNog:ENOG41~TransMembrane:1 (o265-286i)) has translation MHLAMNTQPCTENFNQKEKKKKLIEHHQIVHSLLTLYATGASPSTLEEAYAENHSYQIKAMDTHSGVVEELKKGWTEGCPYLSKGKYYPDFLRFFQDEIEAKGWEKVLLEYVFKGDERSEAIFGRLFAGFLHPLIQLMYGIEWQQPAIIAEGLAQAAVHENRVGGFLTKAEQAATASAHTTSLPELFESVGQFSEKLATSARFDDKNKIYDGIFVRAPDEALEFVKQVKVHEDELDERLAEMVHSCAYVAAAAAFHQPNKPKFDFFLIHHLNSIPFFVTLLSFPWLRDYQKVRILEWKIRLDLIQYIARGCPPLRLDAIKSFVPKQDSSFATKPADLLPRFHEIIDDGHTIKVVRALLIAQELSRKYAGRPWIRIADDETWLKVHQILLQGTEGPQEPALWVRSAGFEEAWVNVPKER, from the exons ATGCATCTTGCGATGAACACTCAACCATGCACTGAAAATTTtaaccaaaaagaaaaaaaaaaaaaactaatagaaCATCACCAGATCGTTCACTCCCTCCTCACTCTCTACGCCACCGGCGCCTCTCCCAGCACCCTCGAAGAGGCGTATGCCGAAAACCACTCGTACCAAATCAAAGCCATGGACACCCACTCCGGCGTCgtcgaggagctcaagaaAGGGTGGACGGAAGGCTGCCCTTACCTTTCAAAGGGGAAATATTACCCTGACTTTCTGAGATTCTTTCAAGATGAAATTGAGGCAAAGGGATGGGAAAAGGTCCTTTTGGAGTATGTCTTTAAGGGAGATGAGAGGAGCGAAGCCATCTTTGGCCGTCTCTTTGCTG GCTTCCTCCATCCCCTCATCCAACTCATGTACGGCATCGAATGGCAGCAACCCGCCATCATAGCCGAAGGCCTCGCCCAAGCTGCCGTCCACGAGAACCGCGTGGGCGGGTTCCTCACCAAAGCCGAGCAAGCCGCCACTGCCTCTGCACACACGACCAGCTTGCCGGAGCTCTTTGAGTCTGTTGGGCAATTCAGCGAGAAGCTCGCCACGAGCGCGCGGTTCGACGACAAGAACAAGATTTACGACGGCATCTTTGTTCGTGCTCCTGATGAGGCCCTGGAGTTTGTGAAGCAGGTCAAGGTGCATGAGGATGAGTTGGATGAGAGGCTGGCTGAGATGGTTCACTCGTGCGCCTATGtcgctgctgcggcggcgttTCACCAGCCGAACAAACCCAAGTTtgacttcttcttgat TCACCACCTCAACTCGATCCCCTTCTTCGTCACCCTCTTGTCCTTCCCCTGGCTCCGTGACTATCAAAAGGTCCGCATTCTCGAATGGAAAATCCGCCTCGATCTCATCCAGTACATCGCTCGAGGATGCCCACCGCTTCGCCTTGACGCCATCAAGTCCTTTGTTCCAAAGCAAGATTCTAGCTTCGCCACAAAGCCGGCTGACCTGCTCCCGCGGTTTCACGAGATCATTGACGATGGACATACCATTAAGGTCGTCCGAGCACTACTGATTGCTCAGGAGCTGTCTCGAAAGTATGCCGGTAGGCCGTGGATTCGCATCGCGGACGACGAGACGTGGTTGAAGGTTCATCAGATTCTGCTGCAGGGCACGGAAGGCCCGCAAGAGCCCGCCTTGTGGGTGAGATCTGCTGGGTTTGAAGAGGCCTGGGTAAATGTGCCCAAGGAAAGGTAA
- a CDS encoding uncharacterized protein (EggNog:ENOG41) yields the protein MSAENIDNPISYEQLEDLEDDFEQVELELLRQQAKLTKDLYAKRAKVVAEIPNFWPLVFEQAPPDIDEYVQPTDSAVLLSSLVNLSVERFELPNGDPRSIAIKFEFSENEYFENKVLEKKFWWRRNKDGWAGLVSEPVKINWKADKDLTSGMLDLVYQVWEDDKAGKGDDTEAKKKLKSQMESTGLDGVSFFAWFGFRGLSITEEENQAALKEEEEKRKLRKEGKEIPDEDDEDEDDEDDEYEMEIFPTADDLAVCIAEDLWPGAIKYFLAAQEQDAMSDIDFESDEEMDEGEEDAQPSKKRKA from the exons ATGTCTGCCGAGAACATTGACAACCCCATCTCCTACGAGCAGCTCGAGGATCTCGAGGATGATTTCGAGCAGGTTGAGCTCGAGCTCC TCCGCCAGCAGGCTAAGCTCACCAAGGACCTGTACGCCAAGCGCGCCAAGGTCGTTGCAGAGATCCCCAACTTCTGGCCCCTGGTCTTCGAGCAGGCTCCCCCGGATATCGACGAGTATGTTCAGCCAACTGACTCTGCCGTCCTGCTGAGCTCTCTGGTCAACCTGTCTGTTGAGCGATTCGAGCTTCCCAACGGCGACCCTCGCAGCATTGCCATCAAGTTCGAGTTCAGCGAGAACGAGTACTTTGAGAACAAGGTTCTCGAGAAGAAGTTCTGGTGGCGCCGCAACAAGGATGGCTGGGCGGGCCTCGTCAGCGAGCCTGTCAAGATCAACTGGAAGGCCGACAAGGACCTGACCAGCGGCATGCTGGACCTCGTCTACCAGGTCTGGGAGGACGACAAGGCCGGCAAGGGCGATGACaccgaggccaagaagaagctcaagtcCCAGATGGAGAGCACCGGCCTTGACGGCGTCAGCTTCTTTGCCTGGTTCGGTTTCCGTGGCCTCAGCATCACCGAGGAGGAGAACCAGGCTGCCctcaaggaggaggaggagaagcgcaAGCTCCGCAAGGAGGGCAAGGAGATTCccgacgaggatgatgaggatgaggacgatgaggatgacgagtaCGAGATGGAGATTTTCCCCACCGCCGACGACCTTGCCGTCTGCATCGCTGAGGATCTCTGGCCCGGTGCCATCAAGTACTTCT TGGCTGCCCAAGAGCAAGATGCCATGAGCGACATCGACTTTGAGTCTgacgaggagatggatgaggGCGAGGAAGACGCCCAGCCCtccaagaagcgcaaggctTAA